A window of Coregonus clupeaformis isolate EN_2021a chromosome 28, ASM2061545v1, whole genome shotgun sequence contains these coding sequences:
- the LOC121543032 gene encoding single-minded homolog 1-A-like isoform X4 produces MKEKSKNAARTRREKENSEFYELAKLLPLPSAITSQLDKASIIRLTTSYLKMRIVFPEGLGESWGHVSRTRSLDNVGREMGSHLLQTLDGFIFVVAPDGKIMYISETASVHLGLSQVELTGNSIYEYIHPADHDEMTAVLTAHQPCHSHFVQEYEMERSFFLRMKCVLAKRNAGLTCGGYKVIHCSGYLKIRQYSLDMSPFDGCYQNVGLVAVGHSLPPSAVTEIKLHSNMFMFRASLDMKLIFLDSRVAELTGYEPQDLIEKTLYHHVHSCDSFHLRCAHHLLLVKGQVTTKYYRFLAKQGGWVWVQSYATIVHNSRSSRPHCIVSVNYVLTDTEYKGLQLSLDQVTDTKPSFPFSSTPPSLTENRRAPRSRVSRAKAKARLSPYTQYTGFQAERSESDQDSPWAGSPLTDSASPQLLEQGEGLGASCAYKQFSEPRPLCYSLPITEEHHHHTPSDSHSHLHTHGHNQTCERGRCEAGRYFLGAPQGGREAWWGASRSVLPLAKTSSLENGEGYESSVPHITSIHSLHNRGQWDQDSVVSSPDGGSASDSGDRYRADYFRASPQEPSKIETLIRATQQMIKEEENRLQHRSKLHPGPDTHLGPANGLPKGPGPCFTTDYPQGVLQSVLCRGLGQLGQVISPASSPAPLSRLSSPGSDHHPPKPKNYLQQTGQTDLSPLPLPQPLHHQLGCPGPCSASSPTPAPALYPSHPQTQTRRPYLDKQAATYSLTGYALEHLYDTESLRDFCSSAGSTHYDVTSHLRMQAEQGPGHKGTSVIITNGS; encoded by the exons gtctgggagagtcCTGGGGCCACGTGAGTCGGACCAGATCTCTGGATAATGTCGGGAGAGAGATGGGATCACATCTTTTACAG ACGTTGGACGGGTTCATTTTTGTGGTTGCTCCTGACGGGAAAATAATGTACATATCTGAAACAGCATCGGTCCATTTGGGCCTATCACAG GTAGAGCTGACGGGAAATAGTATTTACGAGTACATCCACCCCGCTGACCACGACGAAATGACCGCGGTGCTAACAGCTCACCAGCCATGCCACTCGCACTTTGTCCAAG AATATGAAATGGAACGTTCGTTCTTCTTAAGAATGAAATGCGTCCTCGCGAAAAGAAATGCTGGTCTGACATGTGGTGGATACAAG GTGATCCACTGCAGCGGGTACCTAAAGATCCGTCAGTACAGCCTGGACATGTCTCCATTTGATGGCTGCTACCAGAACGTGGGCTTGGTGGCAGTGGGCCACTCTCTACCCCCTAGCGCTGTCACTGAAATCAAACTACACAGCAACATGTTCATGTTCAGAGCCAGCCTGGATATGAAGCTCATCTTCCTCGACTCCAG GGTAGCTGAGCTGACAGGCTATGAGCCCCAGGATCTTATAGAGAAGACCCTCTATCACCATGTCCATAGCTGTGACTCCTTCCACCTCAGATGTGCACACCACTTGT tgcTGGTAAAAGGCCAAGTGACCACTAAGTACTATAGGTTCCTGGCTAAGCAGGGTGGCTGGGTCTGGGTCCAGAGCTATGCCACCATCGTACACAACAGCCGTTCCTCCAGACCCCACTGTATCGTCAGTGTCAACTACGTCCTCAC GGATACTGAGTATAAAGGACTCCAGCTGTCTCTGGACCAGGTGACAGACACCAAGCCCTCCTTCCCCTTCAGCAGTACTCCCCCCAGCCTCACTGAGAACCGCAGAGCACCCAGGAGCAGAGTGTCCCGAGCCAAGGCCAAGGCTCGACTGTCCCCCTACACACAG TACACTGGTTTCCAGGCCGAGCGGTCAGAGTCGGACCAGGATAGCCCTTGGGCAGGATCTCCCCTCACAGACTCCGCTTCCCCTCAGCTGCTGGAGCAGGGAGAGGGGCTTGGCGCCTCCTGTGCCTACAAGCAGTTCTCCGAGCCACGTCCCCTCTGCTACAGCCTCCCAATCACTGAGGAGCACCACCACCACACCCCGAGCGACAGCCACTCCCACCTCCACACACACGGCCACAACCAGACGTGCGAGCGGGGCCGCTGTGAGGCAGGGAGGTACTTCCTGGGTGCTCCTCAGGGTGGGAGAGAGGCATGGTGGGGAGCTTCCCGCTCTGTGCTGCCCCTGGCCAAGACCTCGTCCCTGGAGAATGGAGAGGGATACGAGAGCAGCGTGCCCCACATCACCTCCATCCACAGTCTGCATA ACCGTGGCCAATGGGACCAGGACAGTGTGGTCAGCTCGCCAGACGGGGGCTCCGCCAGCGACTCAGGGGATCGTTACCGCGCAGACTACTTCCGGGCCAGCCCCCAGGAGCCAAGCAAGATCGAGACCCTGATCCGAGCCACGCAGCAGATGATCAAGGAGGAGGAGAATCGGCTGCAGCACCGCAGTAAGCTCCACCCAGGCCCTGACACTCATCTAGGGCCTGCCAACGGCCTCCCGAAGGGCCCCGGCCCCTGCTTCACCACCGACTACCCCCAGGGGGTGCTACAGAGTGTGTTGTGCCGTGGCCTGGGTCAGCTGGGTCAGGTGATCAGCCCCGCCTCAAgccctgcccctctctccaggCTCAGCAGCCCAGGGTCTGACCACCACCCCCCCAAGCCCAAAAACTACCTCCAGCAGACCGGACAGACagacctgtcccctctccctctcccccagccccTGCATCACCAGCTTGGCTGTCCAGGCCCCTGCTCAGCCTCCTCCCCTACCCCTGCCCCGGCCCTCTACCCTTCCCACCCCCAAACCCAAACGAGGAGGCCCTATCTGGACAAGCAAGCTGCTACCTACTCCCTGACGGGCTACGCCCTGGAGCACCTGTATGACACAGAGAGCCTCAGGGACTTCTGTTCCTCCGCTGGCTCTACCCACTACGACGTGACTTCACACCTGCGCATGCAGGCAGAGCAGGGGCCGGGACACAAGGGGACCTCCGTCATCATCACCAACGGCAGCTAA
- the LOC121543032 gene encoding single-minded homolog 1-A-like isoform X2, with translation MKEKSKNAARTRREKENSEFYELAKLLPLPSAITSQLDKASIIRLTTSYLKMRIVFPEGLGESWGHVSRTRSLDNVGREMGSHLLQVGSHILQTLDGFIFVVAPDGKIMYISETASVHLGLSQVELTGNSIYEYIHPADHDEMTAVLTAHQPCHSHFVQEYEMERSFFLRMKCVLAKRNAGLTCGGYKVIHCSGYLKIRQYSLDMSPFDGCYQNVGLVAVGHSLPPSAVTEIKLHSNMFMFRASLDMKLIFLDSRVAELTGYEPQDLIEKTLYHHVHSCDSFHLRCAHHLLLVKGQVTTKYYRFLAKQGGWVWVQSYATIVHNSRSSRPHCIVSVNYVLTDTEYKGLQLSLDQVTDTKPSFPFSSTPPSLTENRRAPRSRVSRAKAKARLSPYTQYTGFQAERSESDQDSPWAGSPLTDSASPQLLEQGEGLGASCAYKQFSEPRPLCYSLPITEEHHHHTPSDSHSHLHTHGHNQTCERGRCEAGRYFLGAPQGGREAWWGASRSVLPLAKTSSLENGEGYESSVPHITSIHSLHNRGQWDQDSVVSSPDGGSASDSGDRYRADYFRASPQEPSKIETLIRATQQMIKEEENRLQHRSKLHPGPDTHLGPANGLPKGPGPCFTTDYPQGVLQSVLCRGLGQLGQVISPASSPAPLSRLSSPGSDHHPPKPKNYLQQTGQTDLSPLPLPQPLHHQLGCPGPCSASSPTPAPALYPSHPQTQTRRPYLDKQAATYSLTGYALEHLYDTESLRDFCSSAGSTHYDVTSHLRMQAEQGPGHKGTSVIITNGS, from the exons gtctgggagagtcCTGGGGCCACGTGAGTCGGACCAGATCTCTGGATAATGTCGGGAGAGAGATGGGATCACATCTTTTACAGGTGGGATCACATATCCTACAG ACGTTGGACGGGTTCATTTTTGTGGTTGCTCCTGACGGGAAAATAATGTACATATCTGAAACAGCATCGGTCCATTTGGGCCTATCACAG GTAGAGCTGACGGGAAATAGTATTTACGAGTACATCCACCCCGCTGACCACGACGAAATGACCGCGGTGCTAACAGCTCACCAGCCATGCCACTCGCACTTTGTCCAAG AATATGAAATGGAACGTTCGTTCTTCTTAAGAATGAAATGCGTCCTCGCGAAAAGAAATGCTGGTCTGACATGTGGTGGATACAAG GTGATCCACTGCAGCGGGTACCTAAAGATCCGTCAGTACAGCCTGGACATGTCTCCATTTGATGGCTGCTACCAGAACGTGGGCTTGGTGGCAGTGGGCCACTCTCTACCCCCTAGCGCTGTCACTGAAATCAAACTACACAGCAACATGTTCATGTTCAGAGCCAGCCTGGATATGAAGCTCATCTTCCTCGACTCCAG GGTAGCTGAGCTGACAGGCTATGAGCCCCAGGATCTTATAGAGAAGACCCTCTATCACCATGTCCATAGCTGTGACTCCTTCCACCTCAGATGTGCACACCACTTGT tgcTGGTAAAAGGCCAAGTGACCACTAAGTACTATAGGTTCCTGGCTAAGCAGGGTGGCTGGGTCTGGGTCCAGAGCTATGCCACCATCGTACACAACAGCCGTTCCTCCAGACCCCACTGTATCGTCAGTGTCAACTACGTCCTCAC GGATACTGAGTATAAAGGACTCCAGCTGTCTCTGGACCAGGTGACAGACACCAAGCCCTCCTTCCCCTTCAGCAGTACTCCCCCCAGCCTCACTGAGAACCGCAGAGCACCCAGGAGCAGAGTGTCCCGAGCCAAGGCCAAGGCTCGACTGTCCCCCTACACACAG TACACTGGTTTCCAGGCCGAGCGGTCAGAGTCGGACCAGGATAGCCCTTGGGCAGGATCTCCCCTCACAGACTCCGCTTCCCCTCAGCTGCTGGAGCAGGGAGAGGGGCTTGGCGCCTCCTGTGCCTACAAGCAGTTCTCCGAGCCACGTCCCCTCTGCTACAGCCTCCCAATCACTGAGGAGCACCACCACCACACCCCGAGCGACAGCCACTCCCACCTCCACACACACGGCCACAACCAGACGTGCGAGCGGGGCCGCTGTGAGGCAGGGAGGTACTTCCTGGGTGCTCCTCAGGGTGGGAGAGAGGCATGGTGGGGAGCTTCCCGCTCTGTGCTGCCCCTGGCCAAGACCTCGTCCCTGGAGAATGGAGAGGGATACGAGAGCAGCGTGCCCCACATCACCTCCATCCACAGTCTGCATA ACCGTGGCCAATGGGACCAGGACAGTGTGGTCAGCTCGCCAGACGGGGGCTCCGCCAGCGACTCAGGGGATCGTTACCGCGCAGACTACTTCCGGGCCAGCCCCCAGGAGCCAAGCAAGATCGAGACCCTGATCCGAGCCACGCAGCAGATGATCAAGGAGGAGGAGAATCGGCTGCAGCACCGCAGTAAGCTCCACCCAGGCCCTGACACTCATCTAGGGCCTGCCAACGGCCTCCCGAAGGGCCCCGGCCCCTGCTTCACCACCGACTACCCCCAGGGGGTGCTACAGAGTGTGTTGTGCCGTGGCCTGGGTCAGCTGGGTCAGGTGATCAGCCCCGCCTCAAgccctgcccctctctccaggCTCAGCAGCCCAGGGTCTGACCACCACCCCCCCAAGCCCAAAAACTACCTCCAGCAGACCGGACAGACagacctgtcccctctccctctcccccagccccTGCATCACCAGCTTGGCTGTCCAGGCCCCTGCTCAGCCTCCTCCCCTACCCCTGCCCCGGCCCTCTACCCTTCCCACCCCCAAACCCAAACGAGGAGGCCCTATCTGGACAAGCAAGCTGCTACCTACTCCCTGACGGGCTACGCCCTGGAGCACCTGTATGACACAGAGAGCCTCAGGGACTTCTGTTCCTCCGCTGGCTCTACCCACTACGACGTGACTTCACACCTGCGCATGCAGGCAGAGCAGGGGCCGGGACACAAGGGGACCTCCGTCATCATCACCAACGGCAGCTAA
- the LOC121543032 gene encoding single-minded homolog 1-A-like isoform X3 → MKEKSKNAARTRREKENSEFYELAKLLPLPSAITSQLDKASIIRLTTSYLKMRIVFPEGLGESWGHVSRTRSLDNVGREMGSHLLQTLDGFIFVVAPDGKIMYISETASVHLGLSQVELTGNSIYEYIHPADHDEMTAVLTAHQPCHSHFVQEYEMERSFFLRMKCVLAKRNAGLTCGGYKVIHCSGYLKIRQYSLDMSPFDGCYQNVGLVAVGHSLPPSAVTEIKLHSNMFMFRASLDMKLIFLDSRVAELTGYEPQDLIEKTLYHHVHSCDSFHLRCAHHLCELVLVKGQVTTKYYRFLAKQGGWVWVQSYATIVHNSRSSRPHCIVSVNYVLTDTEYKGLQLSLDQVTDTKPSFPFSSTPPSLTENRRAPRSRVSRAKAKARLSPYTQYTGFQAERSESDQDSPWAGSPLTDSASPQLLEQGEGLGASCAYKQFSEPRPLCYSLPITEEHHHHTPSDSHSHLHTHGHNQTCERGRCEAGRYFLGAPQGGREAWWGASRSVLPLAKTSSLENGEGYESSVPHITSIHSLHNRGQWDQDSVVSSPDGGSASDSGDRYRADYFRASPQEPSKIETLIRATQQMIKEEENRLQHRSKLHPGPDTHLGPANGLPKGPGPCFTTDYPQGVLQSVLCRGLGQLGQVISPASSPAPLSRLSSPGSDHHPPKPKNYLQQTGQTDLSPLPLPQPLHHQLGCPGPCSASSPTPAPALYPSHPQTQTRRPYLDKQAATYSLTGYALEHLYDTESLRDFCSSAGSTHYDVTSHLRMQAEQGPGHKGTSVIITNGS, encoded by the exons gtctgggagagtcCTGGGGCCACGTGAGTCGGACCAGATCTCTGGATAATGTCGGGAGAGAGATGGGATCACATCTTTTACAG ACGTTGGACGGGTTCATTTTTGTGGTTGCTCCTGACGGGAAAATAATGTACATATCTGAAACAGCATCGGTCCATTTGGGCCTATCACAG GTAGAGCTGACGGGAAATAGTATTTACGAGTACATCCACCCCGCTGACCACGACGAAATGACCGCGGTGCTAACAGCTCACCAGCCATGCCACTCGCACTTTGTCCAAG AATATGAAATGGAACGTTCGTTCTTCTTAAGAATGAAATGCGTCCTCGCGAAAAGAAATGCTGGTCTGACATGTGGTGGATACAAG GTGATCCACTGCAGCGGGTACCTAAAGATCCGTCAGTACAGCCTGGACATGTCTCCATTTGATGGCTGCTACCAGAACGTGGGCTTGGTGGCAGTGGGCCACTCTCTACCCCCTAGCGCTGTCACTGAAATCAAACTACACAGCAACATGTTCATGTTCAGAGCCAGCCTGGATATGAAGCTCATCTTCCTCGACTCCAG GGTAGCTGAGCTGACAGGCTATGAGCCCCAGGATCTTATAGAGAAGACCCTCTATCACCATGTCCATAGCTGTGACTCCTTCCACCTCAGATGTGCACACCACTTGTGTGAGTTAG tgcTGGTAAAAGGCCAAGTGACCACTAAGTACTATAGGTTCCTGGCTAAGCAGGGTGGCTGGGTCTGGGTCCAGAGCTATGCCACCATCGTACACAACAGCCGTTCCTCCAGACCCCACTGTATCGTCAGTGTCAACTACGTCCTCAC GGATACTGAGTATAAAGGACTCCAGCTGTCTCTGGACCAGGTGACAGACACCAAGCCCTCCTTCCCCTTCAGCAGTACTCCCCCCAGCCTCACTGAGAACCGCAGAGCACCCAGGAGCAGAGTGTCCCGAGCCAAGGCCAAGGCTCGACTGTCCCCCTACACACAG TACACTGGTTTCCAGGCCGAGCGGTCAGAGTCGGACCAGGATAGCCCTTGGGCAGGATCTCCCCTCACAGACTCCGCTTCCCCTCAGCTGCTGGAGCAGGGAGAGGGGCTTGGCGCCTCCTGTGCCTACAAGCAGTTCTCCGAGCCACGTCCCCTCTGCTACAGCCTCCCAATCACTGAGGAGCACCACCACCACACCCCGAGCGACAGCCACTCCCACCTCCACACACACGGCCACAACCAGACGTGCGAGCGGGGCCGCTGTGAGGCAGGGAGGTACTTCCTGGGTGCTCCTCAGGGTGGGAGAGAGGCATGGTGGGGAGCTTCCCGCTCTGTGCTGCCCCTGGCCAAGACCTCGTCCCTGGAGAATGGAGAGGGATACGAGAGCAGCGTGCCCCACATCACCTCCATCCACAGTCTGCATA ACCGTGGCCAATGGGACCAGGACAGTGTGGTCAGCTCGCCAGACGGGGGCTCCGCCAGCGACTCAGGGGATCGTTACCGCGCAGACTACTTCCGGGCCAGCCCCCAGGAGCCAAGCAAGATCGAGACCCTGATCCGAGCCACGCAGCAGATGATCAAGGAGGAGGAGAATCGGCTGCAGCACCGCAGTAAGCTCCACCCAGGCCCTGACACTCATCTAGGGCCTGCCAACGGCCTCCCGAAGGGCCCCGGCCCCTGCTTCACCACCGACTACCCCCAGGGGGTGCTACAGAGTGTGTTGTGCCGTGGCCTGGGTCAGCTGGGTCAGGTGATCAGCCCCGCCTCAAgccctgcccctctctccaggCTCAGCAGCCCAGGGTCTGACCACCACCCCCCCAAGCCCAAAAACTACCTCCAGCAGACCGGACAGACagacctgtcccctctccctctcccccagccccTGCATCACCAGCTTGGCTGTCCAGGCCCCTGCTCAGCCTCCTCCCCTACCCCTGCCCCGGCCCTCTACCCTTCCCACCCCCAAACCCAAACGAGGAGGCCCTATCTGGACAAGCAAGCTGCTACCTACTCCCTGACGGGCTACGCCCTGGAGCACCTGTATGACACAGAGAGCCTCAGGGACTTCTGTTCCTCCGCTGGCTCTACCCACTACGACGTGACTTCACACCTGCGCATGCAGGCAGAGCAGGGGCCGGGACACAAGGGGACCTCCGTCATCATCACCAACGGCAGCTAA
- the LOC121543032 gene encoding single-minded homolog 1-A-like isoform X1 codes for MKEKSKNAARTRREKENSEFYELAKLLPLPSAITSQLDKASIIRLTTSYLKMRIVFPEGLGESWGHVSRTRSLDNVGREMGSHLLQVGSHILQTLDGFIFVVAPDGKIMYISETASVHLGLSQVELTGNSIYEYIHPADHDEMTAVLTAHQPCHSHFVQEYEMERSFFLRMKCVLAKRNAGLTCGGYKVIHCSGYLKIRQYSLDMSPFDGCYQNVGLVAVGHSLPPSAVTEIKLHSNMFMFRASLDMKLIFLDSRVAELTGYEPQDLIEKTLYHHVHSCDSFHLRCAHHLCELVLVKGQVTTKYYRFLAKQGGWVWVQSYATIVHNSRSSRPHCIVSVNYVLTDTEYKGLQLSLDQVTDTKPSFPFSSTPPSLTENRRAPRSRVSRAKAKARLSPYTQYTGFQAERSESDQDSPWAGSPLTDSASPQLLEQGEGLGASCAYKQFSEPRPLCYSLPITEEHHHHTPSDSHSHLHTHGHNQTCERGRCEAGRYFLGAPQGGREAWWGASRSVLPLAKTSSLENGEGYESSVPHITSIHSLHNRGQWDQDSVVSSPDGGSASDSGDRYRADYFRASPQEPSKIETLIRATQQMIKEEENRLQHRSKLHPGPDTHLGPANGLPKGPGPCFTTDYPQGVLQSVLCRGLGQLGQVISPASSPAPLSRLSSPGSDHHPPKPKNYLQQTGQTDLSPLPLPQPLHHQLGCPGPCSASSPTPAPALYPSHPQTQTRRPYLDKQAATYSLTGYALEHLYDTESLRDFCSSAGSTHYDVTSHLRMQAEQGPGHKGTSVIITNGS; via the exons gtctgggagagtcCTGGGGCCACGTGAGTCGGACCAGATCTCTGGATAATGTCGGGAGAGAGATGGGATCACATCTTTTACAGGTGGGATCACATATCCTACAG ACGTTGGACGGGTTCATTTTTGTGGTTGCTCCTGACGGGAAAATAATGTACATATCTGAAACAGCATCGGTCCATTTGGGCCTATCACAG GTAGAGCTGACGGGAAATAGTATTTACGAGTACATCCACCCCGCTGACCACGACGAAATGACCGCGGTGCTAACAGCTCACCAGCCATGCCACTCGCACTTTGTCCAAG AATATGAAATGGAACGTTCGTTCTTCTTAAGAATGAAATGCGTCCTCGCGAAAAGAAATGCTGGTCTGACATGTGGTGGATACAAG GTGATCCACTGCAGCGGGTACCTAAAGATCCGTCAGTACAGCCTGGACATGTCTCCATTTGATGGCTGCTACCAGAACGTGGGCTTGGTGGCAGTGGGCCACTCTCTACCCCCTAGCGCTGTCACTGAAATCAAACTACACAGCAACATGTTCATGTTCAGAGCCAGCCTGGATATGAAGCTCATCTTCCTCGACTCCAG GGTAGCTGAGCTGACAGGCTATGAGCCCCAGGATCTTATAGAGAAGACCCTCTATCACCATGTCCATAGCTGTGACTCCTTCCACCTCAGATGTGCACACCACTTGTGTGAGTTAG tgcTGGTAAAAGGCCAAGTGACCACTAAGTACTATAGGTTCCTGGCTAAGCAGGGTGGCTGGGTCTGGGTCCAGAGCTATGCCACCATCGTACACAACAGCCGTTCCTCCAGACCCCACTGTATCGTCAGTGTCAACTACGTCCTCAC GGATACTGAGTATAAAGGACTCCAGCTGTCTCTGGACCAGGTGACAGACACCAAGCCCTCCTTCCCCTTCAGCAGTACTCCCCCCAGCCTCACTGAGAACCGCAGAGCACCCAGGAGCAGAGTGTCCCGAGCCAAGGCCAAGGCTCGACTGTCCCCCTACACACAG TACACTGGTTTCCAGGCCGAGCGGTCAGAGTCGGACCAGGATAGCCCTTGGGCAGGATCTCCCCTCACAGACTCCGCTTCCCCTCAGCTGCTGGAGCAGGGAGAGGGGCTTGGCGCCTCCTGTGCCTACAAGCAGTTCTCCGAGCCACGTCCCCTCTGCTACAGCCTCCCAATCACTGAGGAGCACCACCACCACACCCCGAGCGACAGCCACTCCCACCTCCACACACACGGCCACAACCAGACGTGCGAGCGGGGCCGCTGTGAGGCAGGGAGGTACTTCCTGGGTGCTCCTCAGGGTGGGAGAGAGGCATGGTGGGGAGCTTCCCGCTCTGTGCTGCCCCTGGCCAAGACCTCGTCCCTGGAGAATGGAGAGGGATACGAGAGCAGCGTGCCCCACATCACCTCCATCCACAGTCTGCATA ACCGTGGCCAATGGGACCAGGACAGTGTGGTCAGCTCGCCAGACGGGGGCTCCGCCAGCGACTCAGGGGATCGTTACCGCGCAGACTACTTCCGGGCCAGCCCCCAGGAGCCAAGCAAGATCGAGACCCTGATCCGAGCCACGCAGCAGATGATCAAGGAGGAGGAGAATCGGCTGCAGCACCGCAGTAAGCTCCACCCAGGCCCTGACACTCATCTAGGGCCTGCCAACGGCCTCCCGAAGGGCCCCGGCCCCTGCTTCACCACCGACTACCCCCAGGGGGTGCTACAGAGTGTGTTGTGCCGTGGCCTGGGTCAGCTGGGTCAGGTGATCAGCCCCGCCTCAAgccctgcccctctctccaggCTCAGCAGCCCAGGGTCTGACCACCACCCCCCCAAGCCCAAAAACTACCTCCAGCAGACCGGACAGACagacctgtcccctctccctctcccccagccccTGCATCACCAGCTTGGCTGTCCAGGCCCCTGCTCAGCCTCCTCCCCTACCCCTGCCCCGGCCCTCTACCCTTCCCACCCCCAAACCCAAACGAGGAGGCCCTATCTGGACAAGCAAGCTGCTACCTACTCCCTGACGGGCTACGCCCTGGAGCACCTGTATGACACAGAGAGCCTCAGGGACTTCTGTTCCTCCGCTGGCTCTACCCACTACGACGTGACTTCACACCTGCGCATGCAGGCAGAGCAGGGGCCGGGACACAAGGGGACCTCCGTCATCATCACCAACGGCAGCTAA